The genomic interval CTTCTCAGCGAGCCGGAACACGGCGTAGTAGACGAAGATGCACAGCGGCGTCAGGACGCCCGTCAGCGCCGTAGCGTCGAGTTCGAGCCCGTAGCGGGTCGACAGGGCGAGCAGCCAGCCGCCGAGGGCGGGGATCGCTGTGCGGAGCAGCGAAGCGTACAAGTTCATGTCCGTGCCTTTCGGTTGGGGGATCAGGAGAAGAGGCGTCGCCAGGTCTCCGGGCCGGGATAGCCGTCGGCATCCGAACCGGACCACTTCTGTGCGCGCTGGAACGCCCGGACGTTCAACCGGTCGGCCTCGCCCCAATCGCGGGACGGTCCGACCTTGTAGTGGGAGCCGAAGCCGCGCTTCACAAGCTGTCGACCGAGCGCGAGGATGCTGTCGTTGCTCTTACCGGGCCCGAACGCTCCCTTGCCGGGGAACGGCGGAGCGGTGGGGGTGGGTTTCGGCTTCCCGCCGCCGGGCCAGTCCGGCATCGGACCAGGGTCGTTGTGGCTGTTCTCCGGCACTTGGCCGTGGCCGTAGTGACCACCACGGGACGCCCATATCCGGCCGCTGCGGTTCGCCGTCCAGGTCGGCTTGCCCATCGGCCAGTCGTCGGGGACGCCCCAACTGCGCGCCCAGGCGAGGATCTTGTCGAGCCCCTTTGCGGGGGTGTCGCGGACGGTGGCGTACGCCTTCCCGTTGACCCGGCAGTGAGGGAAGAAGAGCGTCTCCACCTGAAGGACGACTCGCCCCGCCCGGTTGGTACGCGTACCGCCCGGCGCATCCACGACGCTCTTACTGCGCGAGTTCGCCGGATAGAACTGGGCGATCCGGCCGGTGAACGGATCCCACAGCAGGTGCGGCGCGGACGCCCGCCCGGCGCCGGTGAAGTAGCGGACGAGCGTGTCGAACGGCACAAGGTCGGCCGGCTTGGCCGCAGATGCGTTTCGGTCCCAGGTGATGTGCCAGAGCACCTTCGGGGCGTACTGGGTATCGGTCGGTGCCGTGTCACCAAGCGGATGCCGCTCGGCGCCGGGCAGCCACAGATCGGGCATGGCGCGTCCTGCTTCTCCCCCGCGCCAAGATGACGTTCTACAGACCGAGCGTTGCCAACAGCGCGGCGACCACCACAGCCACCACGATGGGCGCGATCAGCGCCGACACCGCCAACCGGCGGTTTGTCCGCGCTTCTTGCTGCTCGTCTTCATGCTGCTGTTTGAGGGCTCGTACCTCGCCTTCCAGTCCTTCGATGCGCAGGTCAGCCGCCCGCTGGTCCGCGGCGTACACGTCCTTCGTGACTGTCTGATCCATGCGCGTATTGAAGGCCGCGAAGTCCGACCGCAGGTCATCGCGAAGCTGCTGGATGGCGCGCAGCAGCTCCCACGGTGTGGGGTCCTGGGTGGGCGCGGTCACGTCGAGCCTCCACGTAGTGTTCCCGCACCGTTGATCAGTGTATGGCGACCCATGCGACGCCGGAGCCGGCTTACTTGCGATTGATCGCCTACGAGTGGGGGCACATGGCGTTGATAGGGATCCGCGATTTTGGCTCTGCCCGGAGATCCGTGAATCTCCCGTGAGAAGTCGTCTCACTGGGCGAACCGGAGGCAGGGGGCAATGCCGTCGCGGTGGGTCGC from Streptomyces spiramyceticus carries:
- a CDS encoding peptidoglycan-binding protein; this translates as MPDLWLPGAERHPLGDTAPTDTQYAPKVLWHITWDRNASAAKPADLVPFDTLVRYFTGAGRASAPHLLWDPFTGRIAQFYPANSRSKSVVDAPGGTRTNRAGRVVLQVETLFFPHCRVNGKAYATVRDTPAKGLDKILAWARSWGVPDDWPMGKPTWTANRSGRIWASRGGHYGHGQVPENSHNDPGPMPDWPGGGKPKPTPTAPPFPGKGAFGPGKSNDSILALGRQLVKRGFGSHYKVGPSRDWGEADRLNVRAFQRAQKWSGSDADGYPGPETWRRLFS